From Pseudomonas fluorescens:
CCAGGAGATGGAGAACAGCATCATGGCTGAGGTAGTCAACAACAAGGTCAGCAACGCGGATGCGGCGAAGACGTGGCTCAAGACCAACCCGGCAGTGCTGGAAAAGTGGCTCGATGGCGTGAAAACCGTAGATGGCCAGGATGCGTTGCCAGCGGTAAAAGCCAAACTCTAGATGACACCTCCGCCCTTTGGAGAGGAGTCCCGTGACAGGCTTGCTTGCTCTGACAGGCTGACTTTCTGTGGCAAACGAGCTTGTCGTGGTGATCGGGCTTGTTGTGGCGAGCGGGCTTGTTGTGGCGAGCGGGCTTGCCCCGCGTTGGGCTGCGCAGCAGCCCCAGTGAAGGCCGCGCAATCCTAACCGTGGGATCTGGAGCGTCTGGTTTTGGGGCCGCTTCGCGCCCCAACGCGGGGCAAGCCCGCTCGCCACAACAAGTCCGCTCGCCACAACCTGATAATCTGCCCCGAACCTTTCTATCCGAGTTTGCGATGCACAGGCCCAACCGCCACACACTCTTCCCCTTCCTGAGCTGGCTGCCGCGTCAAACCCGAGCCAGCGTCGGTCGGGACGCGATGGTCGGGCTCAGCGGCGCCGTCCTCGCCTTGCCGCAGTCGATTGCCTACGCCCTCATTGCCGGTCTTCCCGCCGAATACGGCCTGTACGCCGCAATTATCCCGGTACTGATCGCCTGCCTCTGGGGCTCGTCCTGGCACTTGATCTGTGGCCCTACGGCGGCGATTTCCATTGTGCTGTACGCCAGCGTCAGCCCGTTGGCCGTGCCCGGGTCTCAGGACTACATCACCCTGATCCTGTTGCTGACATTCCTGGCCGGGCTGTTCCAGTGGTTGCTGGGCATGCTGCGCTTTGGCGCGCTGGTGAACTTCGTCTCGCATTCGGTGGTGCTGGGTTTCACCCTGGGCGCCGCCGTGGTGATTGCCCTGGGGCAGTTGCCTAACCTGCTGGGCCTGGATTTGCCGAGCCAGGCCACGGCAATCAATAGCCTGCTCGCACTGATCCACCATAGCGGCGAATGGGACCACGCATCGCTCGCCCTCGGGCTCGGCACTTTGCTGGTGGGCGCGTTGCTCAAATACCTTGTGCCTCGCTGGCCAACGCTGCTGATCGCGCTGGCCTTGGGTAGCCTGGCGGCATGGCTGTGGCCGGGGATGTTCGGGCATGTGGCGCGGGTCAGCGCGTTCATCGGCAAACTGCCGCCGTTCAGCCCGTTGCCGCTGGATCCGGACATGATCCTGCGCCTGCTGCCCAGCGCCGTTGCGGTGGGCATGCTGGGGCTGGTGACCAGCCTGTCGATTGCCCGTTCGCTGTCAGCTCGCTCGCAACAACTGCTCGATGCCAACCAGGAAGTTCGTGCGCAGGGTTTATCCAATATCGTTGGTGGATTTTTCTCCGGGTATTTGTCAGCCGGTTCCTTCACCCGCTCTGGCCTCAGCTATGAGGCGGGCGCCTGTTCGCCGTTGGCAGGGGTGTTTTCCGCCTTATGGGTGGCCTTGTTTGCGCTGTTCGGCGCCGCACTGATCGCGCATATTCCGATCCCGAGCATGGCCGCCAGCATCTTGCTGATTTCCTGGGGCCTGGTGGATCGTCGGGGTATTCGCGCGTTGTTCCGCGTGAGCCGGGCAGAATTCGTAGTGATGAGCCTGACCTGCGTCGCCACCTTGCTTCTGGAGTTACAAACGGCGATTTATGCGGGGGTGTTGGCGTCGTTGTTTTTCTACCTCAAGCGCACGTCCCAGCCACGGGTTCAACAATGGCGTGACGGGGACGAAGATGTGTTGCGCGTCGGCGGGTCGATTTTCTTTGGCGCCAGCCATTACCTGCAAGTGCGCTTGCAAAGCTTGCAGGGTGTACGGGTAGTGATCGAGGCGCAGCAGATCAACTTTATCGACTATTCCGGGGTGGAGATGCTGCACCAGGAGGCGCGTCGTTTAAGAGGGCTGGGGCGTAGCCTGACACTGCGCCGCGCCAGGCCGCAGGTGGTGGAGGAGTTGAAAAAACTGGAAGGGGCCGACCAATGCCCCATCCATTTTGAAGACTGAATACGGTTAAACAGGTGGGAGGGGGCAAGCCCCCTCCCACAGTTTGTTGAGTGTCAGACCAACTGGCGGCGCAACTCGGCCAACACCGGCGCCGAATCCGGCCGCACACCACGCCACAGGAAGAATGCTTCCGCCGCCTGCTCCACCAACATGCCCAGGCCATCCATCGCCACTGCCGCGCCCTGTTGGGTGGCCCAGTGGCAGAACGCGGTCGGTTCCTTGGCGTACATCATGTCGTAGCAAAACGTCTTGCCCGGCTCGATCAAGCTACTGGCAATCGGCGGTACATCGCCTGACAGGCTGGCGGACGTGGCATTGATGATCACGTCCACCGGCTCACGCAGCCAATCGAAACCACTGGCAGACACCGGGCCCAGGTCGTCGAACAATTCGGCGAGCATTTCAGCTTTTTCCACCGTGCGGTTGGCGATGATCAATGAGGCAGGTCGCTCGGCCAGCAATGGCTCCAATGCGCCACGTACCGCACCACCGGCGCCGAGCAACAGGATGCGTTTACCTTGCAGGCTCAACCCGGCGTTGACCGTCAGGTCGCGCACCAGGCCGGCGCCATCCGTGTTATCGCCCAGCAAGCTGCCATCGGCCAGCTTGCTCAAGGTGTTCACCGCGCCGGCACGCTCGGCGCGCTCGGTCAGGGTGTCGGCCAGGCGGTAGGCGTCCTCCTTGAACGGTACGGTGACGTTGGCACCACGGCCATGCTGGAAAAACTCACGGGCACAACCGATGAAATCCTCCAGCGGCGCGAGCAAGCTGCTGTAGTCCAGTTGCTCGCCGGTCTGCTCGGCGAACATGCGGTGAATCAACGGCGACTTGCTGTGGCCGATGGGGTTGCCAAACACCACATAACGATCCATCAAACCGCCGCCTTAGGCGTAGCAACGCCGAGCCAGTCGCGGTCTTGCAGGAAGTAATCGGTAAGGCGCGCTTCTTCGCTGCCGGCCTCGGCTTTCCAGTCGTAGCTCCAGCGCACTTGCGGCGGCAGCGACATGAGGATCGATTCGGTACGCCCACCCGATTGCAGGCCGAACAGGGTGCCGCGGTCGTAGACCAGGTTGAACTCCACGTAGCGACCACGGCGGAATTCCTGGAATTCACGTTGTTGCGCGGTATAAGCCATGGCTTTGCGACGCTGCACAATGGGCAGGTACGCATCGATGTAGGCGTCGCCGATGGCGCGGATAAAAGCGAAGCAGGTGTCGAAGTCCCATTCGTTCAAGTCATCGAAGAACAGGCCGCCAATGCCGCGCGGTTCGTTGCGATGCTTGATATGGAAGTAGGTGTCACACCAGGCTTTGTAGCGTGAATACACATCCGGGCCAAACGGCGCACAGGCCTGCTCGGCGACGCGGTGCCAGTGGATGCAATCTTCTTCGTTGCCGTAGTAGGGCGTGAGGTCAAAACCGCCACCAAACCACCACACCGGTTCTTCGCCTTCTTTTTCGGCGATGAAGAAACGCACGTTGGCATGGGAAGTCGGCACATGAGGGTTGTGCGGGTGGATCACCAGCGATACGCCCAGGGCCTCAAAACCGCGACCGGCCAGCTCGGGGCGGTGCGCGCTGGCGGACGGTGGCAGGCCGCTGCCAAACACGTGGGAAAAATTGACGCCGCCTTTTTCGATCACCGAACCGTTTTCGATCACACGGGTGCGACCGCCGCCGCCGGCTGGCCGGGTCCAGGCGTCTTCGATAAAACGAGTGTCCGCCTCGAAGGTTTCCAGGGCGCTGCAAATGCGGTCTTGCAGGTCAAGCAGGTAGGCTTTTACAGCCTCGGTGCGGGTAGTCATGGCATCACCTTGAATCGGGCAAAGCTACGCGAGGCCATGCGGCGTCGGCGGCAAATGGGCGCACAGGATACCACTGCACCTGCATACCACTGCACTTAGGTGCGTCGCTGTTGACGAAGATCAAGCTTAGGAGTCCGATAGGGGGCTACGCGATTTCGACCTCAGGAGAAGTGCAGATGGCCAAAAGAATCCAGTTCAGCGCCCACGGCGGCCCCGAAGTACTTGAGTATGTGGACTACACACCGGCCGAGCCAGGACCGCAGCAGGTTCGAGTGCTTAACAAAGCCATTGGCCTGAACTTCATCGACACTTACTACCGCAGCGGGTTGTATACGCCGCCGGCCCTGCCATCGGGACTGGGTGCGGAAGGCGCGGGTATCGTCGATGCGGTGGGCAGTGAGGTCACCCAATTCAAGGTCGGTGACCGCGTGGCCTACGGCAGTGGCCCACTCGGCGCCTACAGCGAATTGCACGTGCTGCCCGCCGCCAACCTGGTGCACCTGCCGGACGACATCAGCTTCGAACAGGCCGCCGGCGCCATGCTCAAAGGCCTGACCGTGCAGTATCTGCTGCGCCAGACCTATGAGTTGAAGGGGGGCGAAACCATCCTTTTCCACGCCGCTGCCGGTGGCGTGGGTTCCCTGGCGTGCCAATGGGCCAAGGCCCTGGGTGTGAAGCTGATCGGTACCGTCAGCTCGCCGGAAAAAGCCGCACTGGCCAAATCCCTGGGCGCCTGGGAGACCATCGACTACAGCAAGGAAAACGTCGCACAACGCGTGCTGGAATTGA
This genomic window contains:
- a CDS encoding SulP family inorganic anion transporter; this encodes MHRPNRHTLFPFLSWLPRQTRASVGRDAMVGLSGAVLALPQSIAYALIAGLPAEYGLYAAIIPVLIACLWGSSWHLICGPTAAISIVLYASVSPLAVPGSQDYITLILLLTFLAGLFQWLLGMLRFGALVNFVSHSVVLGFTLGAAVVIALGQLPNLLGLDLPSQATAINSLLALIHHSGEWDHASLALGLGTLLVGALLKYLVPRWPTLLIALALGSLAAWLWPGMFGHVARVSAFIGKLPPFSPLPLDPDMILRLLPSAVAVGMLGLVTSLSIARSLSARSQQLLDANQEVRAQGLSNIVGGFFSGYLSAGSFTRSGLSYEAGACSPLAGVFSALWVALFALFGAALIAHIPIPSMAASILLISWGLVDRRGIRALFRVSRAEFVVMSLTCVATLLLELQTAIYAGVLASLFFYLKRTSQPRVQQWRDGDEDVLRVGGSIFFGASHYLQVRLQSLQGVRVVIEAQQINFIDYSGVEMLHQEARRLRGLGRSLTLRRARPQVVEELKKLEGADQCPIHFED
- the aroE gene encoding shikimate dehydrogenase, encoding MDRYVVFGNPIGHSKSPLIHRMFAEQTGEQLDYSSLLAPLEDFIGCAREFFQHGRGANVTVPFKEDAYRLADTLTERAERAGAVNTLSKLADGSLLGDNTDGAGLVRDLTVNAGLSLQGKRILLLGAGGAVRGALEPLLAERPASLIIANRTVEKAEMLAELFDDLGPVSASGFDWLREPVDVIINATSASLSGDVPPIASSLIEPGKTFCYDMMYAKEPTAFCHWATQQGAAVAMDGLGMLVEQAAEAFFLWRGVRPDSAPVLAELRRQLV
- the hemF gene encoding oxygen-dependent coproporphyrinogen oxidase; translation: MTTRTEAVKAYLLDLQDRICSALETFEADTRFIEDAWTRPAGGGGRTRVIENGSVIEKGGVNFSHVFGSGLPPSASAHRPELAGRGFEALGVSLVIHPHNPHVPTSHANVRFFIAEKEGEEPVWWFGGGFDLTPYYGNEEDCIHWHRVAEQACAPFGPDVYSRYKAWCDTYFHIKHRNEPRGIGGLFFDDLNEWDFDTCFAFIRAIGDAYIDAYLPIVQRRKAMAYTAQQREFQEFRRGRYVEFNLVYDRGTLFGLQSGGRTESILMSLPPQVRWSYDWKAEAGSEEARLTDYFLQDRDWLGVATPKAAV
- a CDS encoding NADPH:quinone reductase; the encoded protein is MAKRIQFSAHGGPEVLEYVDYTPAEPGPQQVRVLNKAIGLNFIDTYYRSGLYTPPALPSGLGAEGAGIVDAVGSEVTQFKVGDRVAYGSGPLGAYSELHVLPAANLVHLPDDISFEQAAGAMLKGLTVQYLLRQTYELKGGETILFHAAAGGVGSLACQWAKALGVKLIGTVSSPEKAALAKSLGAWETIDYSKENVAQRVLELTDGKKVPVVYDGVGKDTWLTSLDSVAPRGLVVSFGNASGAVDGVNLGILAAKGSLYVTRPTLATYANNPANLQVMADDLFSMIKSGKVRIDINQRFPLAEAAKAQTELSGRRTTGSTILLP